The DNA region GTCCCCCTGTTTTCACGGGTACAATTGGGTGAAAAGGAGCGAAATCATGACCCTTGAAGGCACCCATGGCTACTGGGGTGATCTCCATCGCCCCGGACTGACTCCCGAACAAACTGATTTCACAGTCATCGGCATCCCGTTTGACGGGCTTGCCAGCGCGCGGAAGGGAGCGGCGCTCGCGCCTGAACGTTTGCGTTACTGGTCGCGGCATCTGACGCCGTACAGCGAGGACCGGACGCGCCTGAAGAATTTGACCGTCTGTGATCTTGGGGATATTAAGATCGCGCGTCCCGAATCGGACTTTGAACTGGTGCGCCGTCAGGTGGCGGATCTGCCGAACATGCCGATCCTTCTCGGTGGTGACCATTCGGTGACCATCCCCATCCTGCACGGACAGCGCGAACGTTACAAAGACCTTCGTCTTGGCGTGCTGTGGGTGGATGCCCATCCCGATTTGTGTGATGTCTTCGACGGTTCGCGCCTTTCCCATGCCAATACCATGCGCCGCGCATTGGATTTCGGCATCGAACCGCATGACGTGTGCATGGTCGGATTGCGCTCGTGGGAAGAGCAGGAAATTGACCTGATCGAGAACGGGGGCATCCACGTCTACACCGCTGCGGATGTGGCGGAGCGCGGTATGAGAAAAGTGGCGGACAGCGTCTATAACATCCTCAACGATTGCGACGCCGTCCACATATCGCTGGATATTGACTGCCTTGACCCATCCGCTGCGCCGGGCACGGGCATCCCTGAATTCGGCGGCTTGACATCGCGCGATGTGCTGACCCTCATCAAGGGTATGCAGGGGCTTTCGCTCGTCGGCTTGGATGTGGTGGAGATCACCCCGCCGCTCGACCCGTCC from Anaerolineales bacterium includes:
- the speB gene encoding agmatinase encodes the protein MTLEGTHGYWGDLHRPGLTPEQTDFTVIGIPFDGLASARKGAALAPERLRYWSRHLTPYSEDRTRLKNLTVCDLGDIKIARPESDFELVRRQVADLPNMPILLGGDHSVTIPILHGQRERYKDLRLGVLWVDAHPDLCDVFDGSRLSHANTMRRALDFGIEPHDVCMVGLRSWEEQEIDLIENGGIHVYTAADVAERGMRKVADSVYNILNDCDAVHISLDIDCLDPSAAPGTGIPEFGGLTSRDVLTLIKGMQGLSLVGLDVVEITPPLDPSESTVFAGLKIIMEYIAVIAREKQKAG